A genomic stretch from Thermomonospora umbrina includes:
- the mshD gene encoding mycothiol synthase: MGDHVGGLTEPQVDEVLALVDAATRQDGVAPLSEQSLLLLRSGRARSLVRRADGVIVAYAHLEPATEEESAAGELVVHPDHRRRGHGRALLRELLREAAGPLRVWAHGDPPAAAALAASEGFDRVRVLFQMRRPFEGMPPLPEPVMPGGVSIRAFEPGRDEAAWLEVNRRAFADHPEQGSWTLDDVLAREAEPWFDPAGLFLAERDGRVIGFHWTKVHPDPIGEVYVVGVDPDAQGLGLGRTLTLVGLHHLRDRGLPAVLLYVDESNRAAVRLYEGLGFTPYLVDVMYGHTPGQ; the protein is encoded by the coding sequence ATGGGCGATCATGTGGGCGGCCTGACGGAGCCGCAGGTGGACGAGGTGCTGGCGCTGGTCGACGCGGCGACCCGGCAGGACGGTGTGGCCCCGCTGTCGGAGCAGTCGCTGCTGTTGCTGCGTTCCGGCCGCGCCCGGTCGCTGGTGCGGCGGGCGGACGGCGTGATCGTCGCGTACGCGCATCTCGAGCCCGCCACCGAGGAGGAGAGCGCCGCCGGGGAACTCGTCGTGCATCCCGACCACCGCCGGCGCGGCCACGGCCGCGCCCTGCTGCGGGAGCTCCTCCGGGAGGCCGCCGGGCCGCTGCGGGTCTGGGCGCACGGGGACCCGCCCGCCGCCGCCGCGCTGGCCGCCTCCGAGGGCTTCGACCGCGTCCGCGTCCTGTTCCAGATGCGGCGTCCCTTCGAAGGCATGCCGCCGCTTCCCGAGCCCGTCATGCCCGGGGGCGTGTCGATCCGCGCGTTCGAGCCCGGGCGCGACGAGGCGGCCTGGCTGGAGGTCAACCGGCGCGCCTTCGCCGACCACCCCGAGCAGGGGTCGTGGACTTTGGACGACGTCCTCGCCCGCGAGGCGGAGCCGTGGTTCGACCCGGCGGGGCTTTTTCTCGCCGAACGGGACGGCCGGGTGATCGGCTTCCACTGGACCAAGGTCCATCCCGACCCGATCGGCGAGGTCTACGTGGTCGGCGTCGATCCCGACGCCCAAGGGCTCGGGCTCGGCCGCACCCTGACGTTGGTCGGCCTCCACCATCTCCGCGACCGGGGGCTGCCGGCCGTGCTCCTCTACGTGGACGAGTCCAACCGGGCCGCCGTGCGGCTGTACGAGGGCCTCGGGTTCACCCCTTATCTCGTGGACGTCATGTACGGCCATACGCCGGGGCAATAG
- the pstS gene encoding phosphate ABC transporter substrate-binding protein PstS, translating to MKNGSRLAALSGVVVAGALALSACGSDDNTNPTDASKAPKAGLDCATGTVNAAGSSAQKNAIEEWTKFYSSACSGANLNYNPAGSGAGIQAFTQGQVAFAGSDSALDPEEAGPAKTRCQGNPALNLPMVVGPVAVVYNVDGLTDLQLSPKTLASIFAGQIKKWNDPAIAKENSGATLPATDIKPVYRADESGTTENFTKFLQATAPDVWKWEPEKKWPAKGGQGATKSDGVTTVVKQTTGSISYVEMSYAENNKLSTAKIQNGGGEYVALSADSASKALDGAKIVGTGGDLAMELDYKTKAPGAYPIVLVTYEIACQKGLPADQAKFVKSFLTYTSSAEGQNALKGIGYAPLPASVLTKVQASVGTLS from the coding sequence GTGAAGAACGGCTCTCGGCTTGCCGCCCTCAGTGGCGTGGTGGTCGCCGGCGCACTCGCCCTGTCGGCTTGCGGCTCCGACGACAACACCAACCCCACTGACGCATCCAAGGCCCCGAAGGCCGGCCTCGACTGCGCCACCGGCACGGTGAACGCCGCCGGATCGAGCGCGCAGAAGAACGCCATCGAGGAGTGGACCAAGTTCTACTCGTCCGCCTGCAGCGGCGCCAACCTGAACTACAACCCCGCCGGTTCGGGTGCGGGCATCCAGGCGTTCACGCAGGGCCAGGTCGCCTTCGCCGGCTCCGACTCCGCGCTGGACCCGGAGGAGGCCGGTCCGGCCAAGACGCGGTGCCAGGGCAACCCGGCGCTGAACCTGCCGATGGTCGTCGGCCCGGTCGCGGTGGTCTACAACGTGGACGGTCTGACCGACCTCCAGCTCTCGCCCAAGACGTTGGCGAGCATCTTCGCGGGCCAGATCAAGAAGTGGAACGATCCGGCCATCGCCAAGGAGAACTCGGGCGCCACGCTGCCCGCCACCGACATCAAGCCGGTGTACCGCGCCGACGAGTCCGGCACCACCGAGAACTTCACCAAGTTCCTCCAGGCCACCGCCCCCGACGTGTGGAAGTGGGAGCCGGAGAAGAAGTGGCCCGCCAAGGGCGGCCAGGGCGCCACCAAGTCCGACGGCGTCACCACCGTGGTCAAGCAGACCACGGGCTCCATCTCCTACGTCGAGATGTCGTACGCCGAGAACAACAAGCTGTCCACCGCCAAGATCCAGAACGGTGGCGGCGAGTACGTGGCCCTCTCGGCCGACAGCGCCTCCAAGGCCCTCGACGGCGCCAAGATCGTCGGCACCGGCGGCGACCTCGCGATGGAGCTGGACTACAAGACCAAGGCGCCCGGGGCCTACCCGATCGTCCTGGTGACCTACGAGATCGCCTGCCAGAAGGGGCTGCCGGCCGACCAGGCCAAGTTCGTCAAGTCCTTCCTGACCTACACCTCCAGCGCGGAGGGCCAGAACGCGCTGAAGGGCATCGGTTACGCGCCGCTCCCGGCCAGTGTCCTGACCAAGGTCCAGGCCTCCGTGGGAACCCTCTCCTGA
- the pstC gene encoding phosphate ABC transporter permease subunit PstC, translating to MSTGRFGDRLFVLGTRGSGILLLVIIVSIGAFLIWKAIDALQANEANFLTSQVWNPNGRPPEFGIAQLAFGTVMSSFLALIMATPVAIGIALFTTFYAPRRLAAGLSYVVDLLAAVPSIVYGLWGLTFLVTKMDDVSQFLNDYFGWIPLFGGDSVGGRSIFTASVVLAIMILPIISSISREVFAQVPTANVEAALALGATRWETIRIAVLPFGRSGMISAAMLGLGRAMGETIAVAMVLSSAAGISLHVLRDGGGTIAGNIANSYAEVTPISQGALIASGLVLFAITLVVNMGARAIVARRKEFV from the coding sequence ATGAGCACCGGACGGTTCGGTGACAGGCTGTTCGTGCTCGGCACCCGCGGATCGGGGATCCTGCTGCTCGTCATCATCGTGTCGATCGGCGCGTTCCTGATCTGGAAGGCGATCGACGCGCTGCAGGCGAACGAGGCCAACTTCCTCACCTCGCAGGTGTGGAACCCCAACGGCCGCCCGCCGGAGTTCGGCATCGCGCAGTTGGCCTTCGGCACCGTGATGTCGTCGTTCCTGGCGCTGATCATGGCGACCCCGGTCGCGATCGGCATCGCCCTGTTCACCACGTTCTACGCCCCCCGCAGGCTGGCGGCCGGGCTGTCGTACGTGGTGGACCTGCTGGCCGCCGTGCCCAGCATCGTGTACGGGCTGTGGGGCCTGACGTTCCTGGTCACGAAGATGGACGACGTCTCGCAGTTCCTCAACGACTACTTCGGCTGGATCCCGCTGTTCGGCGGCGACAGCGTCGGCGGCCGGTCCATCTTCACCGCCTCCGTGGTGCTGGCGATCATGATCCTGCCGATCATCTCGTCCATCTCGCGCGAGGTGTTCGCCCAGGTGCCGACGGCCAACGTCGAGGCGGCGCTGGCGCTGGGCGCGACCCGCTGGGAGACCATCCGGATCGCGGTCCTGCCGTTCGGCCGCTCCGGCATGATCAGCGCCGCGATGCTCGGGCTGGGCCGGGCGATGGGCGAGACGATCGCGGTGGCCATGGTGCTGTCCTCGGCGGCCGGGATCTCCCTGCACGTGCTGCGGGACGGCGGCGGCACCATCGCCGGCAACATCGCCAACAGCTACGCGGAGGTCACCCCGATCAGCCAGGGCGCGCTGATCGCCTCCGGTCTGGTGCTGTTCGCCATCACCCTCGTCGTCAACATGGGCGCCCGCGCCATCGTGGCCCGCCGCAAGGAGTTCGTGTGA
- the pstA gene encoding phosphate ABC transporter permease PstA, whose protein sequence is MTAIGSAKKPSASTLGSVSPRRKLTDRAVQGLVYLSFVLAMIPLVSVLWLVITKGMARFDGDFFSKSMNGVAGRDEGGGAYHAILGTLEQVAITTAIAVPIAVLTAIYLVEYGRGKRLAKAISFCVDVMTGIPSIVAGLFILALWLLTFGFSYSGFAGSLALAILMMPTVVRATEEMLKLVPNDLREASFALGVPRWRTICFVVLPTALTGIITGVMLAVARVMGETAPLLLTIFVTKSINENPFEGPQGALPTFIWDQAADPNSTAIDRAWTGALTLILLIMLLNLAARLIAWLRRPARR, encoded by the coding sequence GTGACCGCCATCGGATCCGCCAAGAAGCCCTCGGCGAGCACCCTCGGCTCGGTCTCGCCCCGCCGCAAGCTCACCGACCGGGCCGTGCAGGGCCTGGTCTACCTGTCCTTCGTGCTGGCGATGATCCCGCTGGTGTCGGTGCTGTGGCTGGTCATCACCAAGGGCATGGCCCGCTTCGACGGCGACTTCTTCAGCAAGTCCATGAACGGGGTGGCCGGACGGGACGAGGGCGGCGGGGCGTACCACGCCATCCTGGGCACCCTCGAGCAGGTCGCGATCACCACGGCGATCGCCGTGCCGATCGCCGTGCTCACCGCCATCTACCTGGTCGAGTACGGGCGGGGGAAGCGGCTGGCGAAGGCCATCAGCTTCTGCGTGGACGTCATGACCGGCATCCCGTCCATCGTGGCGGGCCTGTTCATCCTGGCGCTGTGGCTGCTGACCTTCGGGTTCAGCTACTCCGGTTTCGCGGGCTCGCTGGCGCTGGCGATCCTGATGATGCCGACCGTCGTCCGGGCCACCGAGGAGATGCTCAAGCTGGTCCCGAACGACCTGCGCGAGGCGTCCTTCGCGCTCGGCGTGCCGCGCTGGCGGACCATCTGCTTCGTGGTCCTGCCCACCGCGCTCACCGGGATCATCACCGGCGTGATGCTGGCGGTCGCCCGGGTCATGGGCGAGACGGCCCCACTGCTGCTGACGATCTTCGTCACCAAGTCGATCAACGAGAACCCGTTCGAGGGGCCGCAGGGGGCGCTGCCGACGTTCATCTGGGATCAGGCCGCCGACCCCAACTCGACCGCCATCGACCGGGCCTGGACCGGGGCGCTCACGCTGATCCTGCTGATCATGCTGCTCAACCTGGCCGCGCGGCTCATCGCGTGGCTCCGCCGGCCGGCCCGCCGGTGA
- the pstB gene encoding phosphate ABC transporter ATP-binding protein PstB: MAKRIEVSGLHAYYGAVHAIEDISMTVEPRSVTAFIGPSGCGKSTFLRTLNRMHEVIPGARVQGKVMLDDEDLYGDDVDPVAVRRVVGMVFQRPNPFPTMSIYDNVAAGLKLNGVRRKGRLDEIVERSLRGANLWNEVKDRLARPGAGLSGGQQQRLCIARAIAVEPQVLLMDEPCSALDPISTLAIEDLIAELKSQYTIVIVTHNMQQAARVSDRTAFFNIAGTGKPGKLIEIDDTSKIFTNPGEKATEDYITGRFG; encoded by the coding sequence ATGGCCAAGCGCATCGAGGTCTCCGGACTGCACGCGTACTACGGTGCCGTCCACGCCATCGAGGACATCTCGATGACGGTGGAGCCCCGTTCCGTGACCGCGTTCATCGGGCCCTCCGGCTGCGGCAAGTCCACGTTCCTGCGCACCCTCAACCGGATGCACGAGGTGATCCCGGGGGCCCGTGTCCAGGGCAAGGTGATGCTGGACGACGAGGACCTGTACGGGGACGACGTCGACCCGGTCGCCGTGCGACGGGTGGTCGGCATGGTGTTCCAGCGCCCCAACCCGTTCCCCACCATGTCGATCTACGACAACGTGGCCGCCGGGCTCAAGCTCAACGGCGTGCGCCGCAAGGGCCGGCTCGACGAGATCGTCGAGCGCTCGCTGCGCGGCGCCAACCTGTGGAACGAGGTCAAGGACCGGCTCGCCCGGCCCGGCGCCGGGCTGTCCGGCGGGCAGCAGCAGCGGCTGTGCATCGCCCGGGCCATCGCGGTCGAGCCCCAGGTCCTGCTGATGGACGAGCCCTGCTCGGCCCTGGACCCGATCTCCACGCTGGCCATCGAGGACCTGATCGCGGAGTTGAAGAGCCAGTACACGATCGTGATCGTGACCCACAACATGCAGCAGGCCGCCCGGGTCAGCGACCGCACCGCGTTCTTCAACATCGCCGGCACCGGCAAGCCGGGCAAGCTGATCGAGATCGACGACACCAGCAAGATCTTCACCAACCCCGGCGAGAAGGCCACCGAGGACTACATCACCGGCCGCTTCGGCTGA
- a CDS encoding inorganic phosphate transporter, whose amino-acid sequence MSEAGEHGAVLTRPTPQEPPPLGEQARRVPGKAWLGLLGLVLLVILGGVVGLRSDAQTAVLVLVVVVALVFDYTNGFHDAANAIATSVSTRALTPRAALLMAAVMNLLGALLGVEVAKTVSEVITPPTGLHGLTVVAAGVLGAITWNLITWYFGLPSSSSHALIGGVVGAGLASASSVSWDKVVDKVAIPMVVSPVVGFCLAYLVMVALLWTFRRANPRKVGRRFRIAQSLSAASMALGHGLQDAQKTMGIIVLALITTGHQTEDDGVPLWVILACATVLSLGTYAGGWRIMRTLGRKVIELDPPKGFAAEATASTILYAAAYIWHAPISTTHTITSCIMGVGATKRLSAVRWGVAGNIMMAWVLTMPMAGLVAAVVYWTVHLFGG is encoded by the coding sequence ATGAGCGAGGCAGGCGAGCACGGAGCCGTGCTCACCCGCCCCACCCCCCAGGAGCCGCCGCCGCTGGGCGAACAGGCCCGACGGGTGCCGGGCAAGGCGTGGCTCGGGCTGCTCGGTCTGGTGCTGCTGGTCATCCTGGGCGGGGTGGTCGGGCTGCGTTCCGACGCCCAGACCGCGGTGCTGGTGCTGGTCGTGGTGGTCGCGCTGGTCTTCGACTACACCAACGGGTTCCACGACGCGGCCAACGCCATCGCCACCTCGGTGTCCACCCGGGCGTTGACACCCCGGGCGGCGCTGCTGATGGCCGCGGTGATGAACCTGCTCGGCGCGCTGCTCGGCGTCGAGGTCGCCAAGACCGTCAGCGAGGTGATCACGCCCCCGACCGGGCTGCACGGGCTCACGGTGGTGGCCGCCGGGGTGCTCGGCGCGATCACCTGGAACCTGATCACCTGGTACTTCGGGCTGCCCTCCTCGTCCTCGCACGCGCTGATCGGCGGCGTGGTGGGCGCGGGTCTGGCCTCGGCCTCCTCGGTGAGCTGGGACAAGGTCGTCGACAAGGTCGCCATTCCGATGGTGGTGTCCCCGGTCGTCGGGTTCTGCCTGGCCTACCTGGTGATGGTGGCGCTGCTGTGGACCTTCCGCCGGGCCAACCCGCGCAAGGTCGGCCGCCGATTCCGGATCGCGCAGTCGCTGTCGGCGGCGTCGATGGCGCTCGGCCACGGCCTGCAGGACGCCCAGAAGACCATGGGCATCATCGTCCTGGCGCTGATCACCACCGGGCACCAGACCGAGGACGACGGGGTGCCGCTGTGGGTGATCCTGGCCTGCGCGACCGTGCTGTCCCTGGGCACGTACGCGGGCGGCTGGCGCATCATGCGCACCCTGGGCCGCAAGGTGATCGAGCTGGACCCGCCCAAGGGCTTCGCCGCGGAGGCGACCGCCTCGACCATCCTGTACGCGGCGGCGTACATCTGGCACGCTCCAATCTCCACCACCCACACGATCACGTCCTGCATCATGGGCGTCGGCGCCACCAAGCGCCTGTCGGCCGTCCGCTGGGGCGTGGCGGGCAACATCATGATGGCCTGGGTGCTCACCATGCCGATGGCGGGCCTGGTCGCCGCCGTCGTCTACTGGACGGTCCACCTCTTCGGAGGTTGA
- a CDS encoding DUF47 domain-containing protein, translated as MRLRLTPREDSFYDMFADSANNLVTAARLLVELISDGADREAIAEKMRACEHAGDECTHAIMHRLNETFITPFDREDIYRLASRVDDVMDEMEEAADLVVLYKIDQFPKDIVKQVEVLERAAELTAEAMPRLRSMKELNEYWIEINRLENQGDQIYRRLLAHLFGGEYDALTVMKLKEVIDRLEEAADAFEQVANTIETIAVKES; from the coding sequence GTGCGACTGCGTCTCACGCCGCGTGAGGACAGCTTCTACGACATGTTCGCGGACTCCGCGAACAACCTGGTCACGGCGGCCAGGCTGCTCGTGGAGCTCATCAGCGACGGCGCCGACCGGGAAGCGATCGCGGAGAAGATGCGTGCCTGCGAGCACGCGGGTGACGAGTGCACCCACGCGATCATGCACCGGCTGAACGAAACGTTCATCACCCCGTTCGACCGGGAGGACATCTACCGACTGGCCTCCCGGGTCGACGACGTGATGGACGAGATGGAGGAGGCGGCCGACCTCGTCGTGCTCTACAAGATCGACCAGTTCCCCAAGGACATCGTCAAGCAGGTCGAGGTGCTCGAACGGGCGGCCGAGCTGACCGCCGAGGCGATGCCCCGACTGCGCTCCATGAAGGAGCTCAACGAGTACTGGATCGAGATCAACCGGCTGGAGAACCAGGGCGACCAGATCTACCGGCGGCTGCTGGCCCACCTGTTCGGCGGGGAGTACGACGCGCTGACGGTGATGAAGCTCAAGGAGGTCATCGACCGTCTGGAGGAGGCCGCCGACGCCTTCGAGCAGGTCGCCAACACGATCGAGACCATCGCGGTCAAGGAATCATGA